The following coding sequences lie in one Stigmatopora nigra isolate UIUO_SnigA chromosome 4, RoL_Snig_1.1, whole genome shotgun sequence genomic window:
- the ykt6 gene encoding synaptobrevin homolog YKT6: MKLYSLSVHYKGATKANLLKAAYDLSSYNFFQKSSVQEFMTFTSALIVERTTVGSRASVKEQEYLCHVYVRNDNLGAVAIADAEYPQRVCFSLLDKVLEEFSRQVDSIDWPSGNPDTINYKALDIHLAKYQNPKEADAMSKVQAELDDTKIILHKTMESLLDRGEKLDDLVAKSEHLGTQSKAFYKTARKQNSCCEVM, translated from the exons ATGAAGCTTTATAGCCTCAGCGTCCATTACAAAGGAGCCACTAAAGCCAACCTCTTGAAGGCGGCCTACGACCTCTCCTCCTACAACTTCTTTCAAAAATCCAG TGTTCAGGAGTTCATGACCTTCACCAGTGCCTTGATTGTTGAGCGAACAACAGTTGGAAGTCGTGCCTCCGTCAAAGAACAAG AGTACCTTTGCCACGTGTACGTGAGGAATGACAACCTGGGCGCTGTCGCCATAGCAGACGCCGAATACCCACAGAGAGTGTGCTTCTCACTGCTCGACAAG GTTTTAGAAGAGTTTTCCAGGCAGGTGGACAGTATAGACTGGCCCTCTGGTAACCCCGATACCATTAACTACAAAGCTCTAGACATTCACCTTGCCAAGTATCAG AACCCCAAAGAGGCAGATGCAATGTCCAAAGTGCAGGCAGAGCTGGACGACACCAAGATCATTTTG CACAAGACCATGGAAAGTCTGTTGGACAGAGGAGAGAAACTGGACGACCTTGTGGCCAAGTCGGAACACTTGGGGACTCAGTCCAAAGCTTTTTATAAAACG GCGAGGAAACAGAACTCCTGCTGCGAAGTCATGTGA
- the LOC144195264 gene encoding uncharacterized protein LOC144195264, which produces MESYEGEPKQLDFADLQQLMSGEEILCPQLHDGAPNLQPEDPLNLYSKEERESQRTLQIKKEQEEEEEEQEEEEEEEEQEEEEEEEQEEEEEQDEDDEDQDEEEDEQEEPPLSVHIKEEEEEFDVYKFQMTGISVKSEDGEDNQEHRHSPSGERGKKTATKDLKPHLSASDDLEEPGRSDSDCDGDDNQPQSSEKEDGVGDEDGSEAPPKCFICSFCGESFEQEALVEHLKTHTGGKTFTCSFCGKKFPQRSLLVKHRKVHAGEKPFSCSTCGKRFTLNSNMVKHMRTHLDERPFTCSICGKTFSRRSNMLKHMRTHTGEKPFSCSICGGRFTVKQTMTEHMKSHTGEKPFCCSICGKTFSQKRHLVKHLRTHTGEKPFNCIICGKFFSRKDKMETHRRKHTEEELISCSICGENFLNKQSLVSHMKVHGGEKPFSCSICGLKFIQKQTLLSHVKGHSVEKPFSCLICGKTYARKDYLESHMRTHTGEKPFNCAICGKLFAQKSIMVRHMKIHTGEDPFSFP; this is translated from the exons ATGGAGTCGTACGAAGGAGAACCAAAACAATTGGATTTTGCGG ACCTCCAGCAACTGATGAGTGGTGAGGAAATCCTTTGTCCTCAATTGCACGATGGAGCCCCCAATTTGCAACCCGAGGATCCACTAAACCTCTACTCTAAAGAGGAACGGGAGTCTCAGCGCACTCTCCAGATTAAAAAGGagcaagaggaggaagaggaggagcaggaagaagaggaggaggaggaggagcaggaagaagaggaggaggaggagcaggaagaggaggaggaacaaGATGAGGATGACGAGGAtcaggatgaggaggaggatgagcaGGAGGAGCCGCCACTGTCTGTCCAcattaaagaggaagaggaagagttTGATGTCTACAAGTTCCAAATGACTGGCATCTCTGTGAAGAGTGAAGATGGTGAAGACAATCAAGAGCATCGTCATAGTCCGAGTGGAGAACGTGGCAAAAAAACGGCAACAAAGGACCTCAAACCGCATCTGTCAGCCAGCGATGATTTGGAAGAACCTGGAAGGAGCGACTCGGACTGTGACGGCGACGACAATCAGCCCCAAAGCTCAGAGAAGGAAGACGGCGTCGGCGACGAGGACGGTTCGGAAGCCCCTCCGAAGTGTTTCATCTGCTCGTTCTGCGGCGAAAGTTTTGAGCAAGAGGCGCTTGTCGAACACTTGAAAACGCACACCGGAGGAAAAACTTTTACCTGCTCCTTTTGCGGAAAAAAGTTTCCTCAAAGGTCACTCCTGGTTAAACACAGAAAGGTACACGCGGGAGAAAAACCCTTTAGTTGTTCAACTTGTGGCAAAAGATTCACTCTGAATTCAAACATGGTTAAACACATGAGGACACACCTGGATGAAAGACCGTTCACTTGCTCCATTTGTGGCAAAACCTTCTCTCGCAGGTCCAACATGTTAAAACACATGAGAAcgcacacaggtgaaaaaccttttagttgctcaatttgtggcggAAGATTCACAGTCAAGCAAACTATGACCGAACACATGAAGAGCCACACGGGAGAAAAACCCTTCTGTtgttcaatttgtggtaaaACTTTCTCTCAAAAACGACATCTGGTAAAACACCTGAGAACGcacacaggagaaaagcccTTTAATTGCATCATTTGTGGCAAATTCTTCTCCAGAAAGGACAAGATGGAAACACATAGGAGAAAACACACGGAAGAAGAACTAATAAGTTGCTCCATTTGTGGCGAAAATTTCTTGAACAAGCAAAGCCTGGTGTCCCACATGAAAGTTCACGGAGGAGAGAAACCCTTTAGCTGCTCCATTTGTGGTCTAAAATTCATTCAGAAACAAACTCTTCTATCCCATGTGAAAGGGCATTCAGTAGAAAAACCCTTTAGTTGCTTAATTTGTGGCAAAACTTATGCCAGGAAAGACTATTTGGAGTCGCACATgagaacccacacaggagaaaaacCATTCAATTGTGCAATTTGTGGCAAATTGTTTGCTCAAAAGTCAATTATGGTCAGACACATGAAAATACACACAGGGGAAGATCCTTTTAGTTTCCCATAG
- the LOC144195265 gene encoding uncharacterized protein LOC144195265: protein MYVRFKNSTMSNEDSKRYRGHLEDAQTSNNQDLEPSHVKEEGDELDIISVNINDDKATLLAERDPHSPRKERRRRPPADNFVVPLSDYDDLEDTSNVDYEATGKPSEGSEKKSGFKCSICGRSFAQNGPMIRHLRTHTGEKPFTCSVCGKRFSNKSDMVRHMRTHTGEKPFNCSLCEKRFTQRESLVAHVRTHTGEKPFICSVCGKMFSQNSSMVAHMRIHTGEKPYSCSVCGKRFILKPNMVSHMRTHSGEKPYPCSVCKKTFSFKSCVVTHMRTHTGEKPFRCSLCGERYAQRANLSAHKRMHKIE, encoded by the exons ATGTATGTGCGTTTTAAAAATTCGACGATGTCAAACGAGGACAGCAAACGCTACCGTGGACATCTCGAAGATGCCCAGACGTCAAACAATCAGG atctggAGCCATCGCATGTTAAAGAGGAAGGGGACGAGCTTGACATCATCTCGGTGAACATTAACGACGACAAAGCAACCCTGTTGGCAGAGCGCGATCCTCACAGCCCACGGAAAGAACGGCGCCGGAGGCCACCAGCTGACAATTTTGTTGTGCCGCTGTCAGACTACGATGACTTGGAAGACACGAGCAATGTCGACTACGAAGCCACAGGAAAACCATCAGAAGGCTCCGAAAAGAAGTCGGGCTTCAAATGCTCGATTTGTGGTAGATCGTTCGCTCAAAACGGACCGATGATAAGACACCTGCGAACGCACACGGGAGAAAAACCATTCACGTGCTCAGTGTGCGGAAAACGATTCAGTAATAAGTCTGATATGGTTCGACATATGAGAACGCACACGGGAGAAAAACCATTCAATTGCTCACTGTGTGAGAAAAGATTCACTCAAAGAGAAAGTTTGGTGGCACACGTTAGAACACACACTGGCGAAAAACCTTTCATATGCTCTGTTTGTGGGAAAATGTTCTCTCAAAATTCCAGCATGGTAGCACACATGAGAATACACACGGGAGAAAAACCTTACAGTTGCTCAGTGTGTGGCAAAAGATTCATTCTGAAGCCAAACATGGTATCACACATGAGAACACACTCCGGTGAGAAACCTTACCCTTGCTCcgtgtgcaaaaaaacattctcaTTTAAATCGTGTGTTGTCACACACATGCGTACGCACACGGGAGAGAAGCCGTTTCGCTGCTCACTCTGCGGTGAACGATATGCCCAAAGGGCCAATTTGAGTGCACATAAGCGGATGCACAAAATTGAGTAA
- the ap3s1 gene encoding AP-3 complex subunit sigma-1 isoform X1, translated as MIKAILIFNNHGKPRLSKFYEHYTEDTEQQIIRETFHLVSKRDENVCNFLEGGMLIGGSDYKLIYRHYATLYFVFCVDSSESELGILDLIQVFVETLDKCFENVCELDLIFHVDKVHNILAEMVMGGMVLETNMNEIITQVDAQNKMEKSEAGIAGAPARAVSAVKNMNLPEMPRNINIGDISIKVPNLPSFK; from the exons ATGATAAAAGCCATTTTAATATTCAACAACCACGGCAAGCCGAGGCTGTCCAAGTTCTACGAGCATTAC ACTGAAGACACAGAGCAACAGATCATCAGAGAAACATTCCACTTGGTGTCCAAAAGAGATGAGAATGTCTGCAATTTCCTTGAAGGTGGAAT GTTGATTGGGGGATCCGACTACAAGCTGATCTACAGACACTATGCCACgttgtactttgtgttttgcGTGGACTCCTCAGAGAGTGAACTCGGAATTTTAGACTTAATACAg gtatttGTGGAAACGCTGGACAAATGTTTCGAGAATGTCTGTGAACTCGACCTCATTTTCCATGTTGACAAG GTTCACAATATTCTGGCGGAGATGGTCATGGGTGGGATGGTCCTGGAGACCAATATGAATGAGATCATCACGCAGGTGGACGCGCAGAACAAGATGGAGAAGTCTGAG gcTGGTATTGCAGGAGCCCCCGCTCGTGCCGTATCAGCGGTAAAGAACATGAACCTCCCGGAAATGCCCAGAAACATCAACATTGGCGACATCAGCATCAAAGTGCCAAATTTGCCGTCCTTCAAATAG
- the ap3s1 gene encoding AP-3 complex subunit sigma-1 isoform X3, which produces MIKAILIFNNHGKPRLSKFYEHYTEDTEQQIIRETFHLVSKRDENVCNFLEGGMLIGGSDYKLIYRHYATLYFVFCVDSSESELGILDLIQVFVETLDKCFENVCELDLIFHVDKVHNILAEMVMGGMVLETNMNEIITQVDAQNKMEKSETFIFQSTRQDR; this is translated from the exons ATGATAAAAGCCATTTTAATATTCAACAACCACGGCAAGCCGAGGCTGTCCAAGTTCTACGAGCATTAC ACTGAAGACACAGAGCAACAGATCATCAGAGAAACATTCCACTTGGTGTCCAAAAGAGATGAGAATGTCTGCAATTTCCTTGAAGGTGGAAT GTTGATTGGGGGATCCGACTACAAGCTGATCTACAGACACTATGCCACgttgtactttgtgttttgcGTGGACTCCTCAGAGAGTGAACTCGGAATTTTAGACTTAATACAg gtatttGTGGAAACGCTGGACAAATGTTTCGAGAATGTCTGTGAACTCGACCTCATTTTCCATGTTGACAAG GTTCACAATATTCTGGCGGAGATGGTCATGGGTGGGATGGTCCTGGAGACCAATATGAATGAGATCATCACGCAGGTGGACGCGCAGAACAAGATGGAGAAGTCTGAG ACGTTTATCTTTCAGTCTACCAGGCAGGACAGGTAG
- the ap3s1 gene encoding AP-3 complex subunit sigma-1 isoform X2, with protein sequence MIKAILIFNNHGKPRLSKFYEHYTEDTEQQIIRETFHLVSKRDENVCNFLEGGMLIGGSDYKLIYRHYATLYFVFCVDSSESELGILDLIQVFVETLDKCFENVCELDLIFHVDKVHNILAEMVMGGMVLETNMNEIITQVDAQNKMEKSEFFPFFFLSLQTFIFQSTRQDR encoded by the exons ATGATAAAAGCCATTTTAATATTCAACAACCACGGCAAGCCGAGGCTGTCCAAGTTCTACGAGCATTAC ACTGAAGACACAGAGCAACAGATCATCAGAGAAACATTCCACTTGGTGTCCAAAAGAGATGAGAATGTCTGCAATTTCCTTGAAGGTGGAAT GTTGATTGGGGGATCCGACTACAAGCTGATCTACAGACACTATGCCACgttgtactttgtgttttgcGTGGACTCCTCAGAGAGTGAACTCGGAATTTTAGACTTAATACAg gtatttGTGGAAACGCTGGACAAATGTTTCGAGAATGTCTGTGAACTCGACCTCATTTTCCATGTTGACAAG GTTCACAATATTCTGGCGGAGATGGTCATGGGTGGGATGGTCCTGGAGACCAATATGAATGAGATCATCACGCAGGTGGACGCGCAGAACAAGATGGAGAAGTCTGAG TTCTTTCCattcttctttctctctttacAGACGTTTATCTTTCAGTCTACCAGGCAGGACAGGTAG